A genomic segment from Scomber japonicus isolate fScoJap1 chromosome 11, fScoJap1.pri, whole genome shotgun sequence encodes:
- the LOC128367636 gene encoding hatching enzyme 1.2 has product MERIILVCVIFTCLSVVHAQKFLFSSRWGPRGYKEHEERGDGTAMDEIIKANAFQGSQIIDGSASLREGDIAVSSGKRSKVCFARTCTWPKSVDGHVYIAYRMSPEYSEIETKMIKKGMENIEKDTCVRFVPQTHQRDFIDIQQKSGCWSYLGVRGGRQTVSLQSPSCFGGVGVISHEFMHALGFVHEQSRVDRDKYVTIMWPNIWRDRVRNFEKFKTDNMNLPYDYGSIMHFGMYAYSQDGKPTIMPKNRKDIKLGQAMSLSHIDKLKINRLYKCGGKDDY; this is encoded by the exons ATGGAGCGGATTATCCTCGTATGCGTGATATTCACCTGTCTCTCAGTCGTGCATGCTCAG aAATTTCTGTTCAGCTCAAGATGGGGACCCAGGGGTTATAAAG AGCATGAAGAGCGTGGAGATGGGACGGCAATGGATGAAATTATTAAAGCTAATGCGTTCCAAG GGTCACAAATCATAGATGGCTCTGCCAGTCTCAGAGAGGGAGACATTGCTGTGTCTAGTGGAAAGCGCTCCAAAGTCTGCTTTGCACGCACCTGCACCTGGCCTAAGTCTGTGGATGGACATGTCTACATTGCATACAGAATGTCACCtgaatact CTGAGATCGAGACAAAGATGATAAAGAAAGGAATGGAGAACATAGAGAAAGATACGTGTGTGCGGTTTGTTCCCCAGACACACCAGCGAGACTTCATCGACATCCAGCAGAAGTCTGG GTGTTGGTCCTACCTTGGTGTGCGTGGTGGAAGACAGACTGTGTCTCTCCAGAGCCCCAGCTGCTTCGGCGGTGTTGGCGTGATTTCCCATGAGTTCATGCATGCCCTGGGCTTTGTGCATGAGCAGTCACGCGTCGACCGGGACAAATATGTCACCATCATGTGGCCAAACATTTGGAGGG ATCGTGTGAGGAACTTTGAGAAATTCAAGACTGACAATATGAACCTTCCATATGACTATGGCTCAATCATGCACTTTGGAAT GTATGCCTACTCTCAGGATGGGAAGCCTACTATCATGCCTAAGAACAGAAAGGACATAAAGCTGGGCCAAGCAATGTCTCTCAGCCACATCGATAAGTTGAAAATCAACAGGCTTTATAAATGTG GTGGCAAGGATGATTACTGA